CATTATTCTTTTTAGCATCACCGGTAATTACATATTCTGAAGGAAATGTCATTCCATTTCCGGAGATTTCAAGAGTCTGACCTCCTTTAAGATATACTAAATTTTGCTTACCTGCATAATTGATTAAATACATTCCATTTTTAGGAGCTTCAAAGCTACCAGAAAATGTTCCGTCATTTTTTACACCAATATTAGCCAAAGGTAACGTTGCTACCCCTGAAGCTTCAATAAATTCGATTCTCTCTAACGGAGAAGCTCCTGTAATTTTTCCTTTTACTTCAACTTTTTTAGAGCAAGACACCGCAAAAACAGCGATGATAAACAATAAAAGATATTTTTTCATTTTTGATTTTAATAATGTAGCAAAAATAGGTTTTTCCAATCAACTGAAAACAATTATTTAAGGTATTTTATGAAAGATTTAACTAATATTTCAGTTATCCGGGAAAACGATAGGATGACACTTATTCTATGGAGAGGAAAATTACCGGGCAATGGTAAGTAGCTTGTTTAAACCATTGAAACTTCTCTTCTACATTATAACATTTATTTTCGTCTATTTTATTAGCTTTCTTCATTTTAATTACAAAACTGCCCAGTGATACAAATCCTACGTATATATTTTTAAAAGTTTCGTCAATGATGATATTTCTATGGTTAACATCTATTTCTAAGTATTTACCATTACCCGTAAAATTCACCTCCGTCTTCGGAAGAAGATATTGTGGATTTTTACAATCCGCCGATTCACAAGTGTACATAAAAGCAATAATTTTTGTATCACTTTTATCAACCCTTTCTCCGGTTACCGGATGCTTTCCGCCACTGAAATAGTATCTGATTTTCTTTATTTTTTTACCTACATACAATTTGTTTTCAGGAATCTCAACCATTCTTGATGTACCCGGTCGAATGTATAGTCGTGAAGCCCATCCTTTATCTTCTATACCGATTAATGTTTCTTCCTTTTTACTATTAATAACAACAGTTTCAATAATTTTACCCTGAGAAAAATACAAAACAGAGTCTTTAATTTTCAGCTCTTCTTTATAAAGATGATAGTCTATCTTCTTATCTAAATCAACAATCACAAAGGCTTCCGCTTTGTTGATGATTTCCAGAGGAATATCAACAATACCGTTTTCAGATATAAACAACTGGTTTTCCTGACCGTATATTTCAATCTGGTAATTTTTGATAAATTCTGAATCTTTCTTTAACTGGAAATTTTGTGTAAAACAAAGCCCGAAGCAAAATAAGAAAGCGAATAAAAAAAGTTTTCGAAAGACCGTTTTGTTTATTTGTGAAATATTCACATTCATATTTAAAATATGTTTGAAGGAATTATTGTATAAAAAAAATCGCCATCCTGTAAAGGTGGCGATTTTTTCTTTATATATGATAAAATTTATCCTCTGTCAACAAGAGCTGCCATGTATTCTCTGTTCATTCTGGCAATGTTTTCAAGAGAAATTCCTTTTGGACATTCCACTTCACAAGCACCGGTATTTGAACAGTTTCCGAATCCCTCTTCGTCCATCGCTTTTACCATGTTCAGAACTCTTCTCTTCGCCTCTATTCTACCTTGAGGTAAAAGAGCGTACTGAGAAACTTTAGCCCCTACAAATAGCATTGCAGAACCATTTTTACAGGTAGCTACACAAGCTCCGCATCCGATACAAGCTGCAGCATCCATTGCTTTGTCCGCATCTTCTTTAGGAACCGGAATTGCGTTCGCATCCAAAGTATTTCCTGAAGTGTTCACCGAAATGAAACCACCTGCAGCCATTACCCTGTCGAATGCACTTCTGTCTACCATTAAATCTTTAATAACCGGGAAAGCAGCACTTCTCCAAGGCTCAATAACGATGGTTTCACCGTCTTTGAACATTCTCATGTGAAGCTGGCAGGTAGTGATTCCTGTATCCGGACCGTGCGCTCTACCGTTGATGTAAAGAGAACACATTCCGCAAATTCCTTCACGACAGTCGTGATCGAAAGCTACAGGCTCTTTTCCTTCATTAATAAGATTTTCGTTCAGGATGTCCAGCATTTCCAAAAATGAAGAATCTGTAGAAACATCCGATATTTTGTAGGTCTCAAACTGACCTTTGGTTTTATTATTTTTTTGTCTCCAAATTTTCAGCGTAAGATGTAAGCCTTTTTTTGCACTCATAATGTTATATTTATAGGTTGGAGATTATTTGTAACTTCTAGTTTTAACCTCGATGTTGTCATATATCAGTTCTTCTTTATGCAATACCTCTTTGTTGATATCGCTTCCCTGATATTCCCAAGCTCCGACGTATTTGTAATTAACGTCATCTCTTTCCGCTTCTCCGTCCGGAGTTGAGTGGTCTTCACGGAAATGTCCTCCACAAGACTCATTTCTGTGCAATGCATCGATAGCCATTAATTGTCCAAGTTCTAGGAAATCCGCAACTCTGAATGCTTTTTCAAGCTCAGTGTTCATGCCGTCATTATCTCCAGGAACTTTTACATTCTTCCAGAAGTCGTTTCTTACTTCTTCAATTTCTTTGATGGCTTCTGCCAATCCTTCAGGAGTTCTACCCATACCAACTTTATTCCACATAATGTTTCCTAGTTGCTTGTGGAAGTGATCCACTGAATGGGTTCCTTTATTATTTAAGAAGAAATCAATTTTATCTTTAATTCCTTTTTCAGCCTCGTCAAACGCTCCTGAATTGGTAGGAATAGCTCCCGTTCTGATATCTGCAGAAAGGTAATCTGCAATTGTGTAAGGCAATACAAAATATCCATCTGCCAAACCTTGCATCAATGCAGAAGCTCCCAGTCTGTTTGCTCCGTGATCTGAGAAGTTTGCCTCACCAATTACAAAACATCCAGGAATTGTAGATTGTAAGTTGTAATCAACCCAAACACCACCCATTGTGTAGTGAACTGCAGGATAAATCTTCATCGGAGTTTTGTAAGGATCATCCGCCGTAATTTTTTCATACATTACGAATAAGTTACCATACTTCTCTTCCACCCAAGCTTTTCCTAAATCATAAATCTGCTGATCGGTTGGATTGTGGATATGTTTTTCGATAGCGG
Above is a genomic segment from Chryseobacterium geocarposphaerae containing:
- a CDS encoding succinate dehydrogenase/fumarate reductase iron-sulfur subunit; protein product: MSAKKGLHLTLKIWRQKNNKTKGQFETYKISDVSTDSSFLEMLDILNENLINEGKEPVAFDHDCREGICGMCSLYINGRAHGPDTGITTCQLHMRMFKDGETIVIEPWRSAAFPVIKDLMVDRSAFDRVMAAGGFISVNTSGNTLDANAIPVPKEDADKAMDAAACIGCGACVATCKNGSAMLFVGAKVSQYALLPQGRIEAKRRVLNMVKAMDEEGFGNCSNTGACEVECPKGISLENIARMNREYMAALVDRG